One genomic region from Zalophus californianus isolate mZalCal1 chromosome 2, mZalCal1.pri.v2, whole genome shotgun sequence encodes:
- the LOC113925106 gene encoding platelet factor 4-like: MSVGARSRAPSPWRGAQRLLLGLLLLPAGVALRTVDLEGGDEDLRCVCMKTTSLVRSRHISSLEVIGVSDHCPTPQMIASLKDGRKICLDPNAPLYKKIIRKLLKS, translated from the exons ATGAGCGTCGGAGCGCGTTCCcgcgcccccagcccctggcgggGCGCACAGCGGCTGCTCCTGGGGCTGCTGCTCCTGCCAGCTGGGGTCGCCCTCCGCACAG TGGACCTGGAAGGAGGAGATGAGGACCTGCGCTGCGTGTGTATGAAGACCACCTCCCTAGTCCGTTCCAGGCACATCAGCAGCCTGGAAGTGATTGGAGTCTCAGaccactgccccaccccccagatgAT AGCTTCGCTGAAGGATGGGAGGAAAATATGCCTGGACCCGAATGCCCCCCTGTACAAGAAAATAATCAGGAAGCTTTTGAAGAGCTAG